CTTCCAGGATGTCATCGGGCATAACAAGATCATCCATTTTGGCATCAATAGTTTTCTCGATATTATCGATCTTGCGGATGATCTTGGTTTTGTTCTTCCAGGCCTTGGGGGTAAAGCCGCCGGCCACGGTTATGGAACGTAAAACCGTAAGCCCCTGTGTTATTTTATAGGCCCCGGGATTCTTGACCTCGCCGCTCACATAAACAAATGAAGCCCTGGGCACATAGATGCTGTCACCATCCAAAACGGGTACGTTGGCGTTTACATCCCCGCCCTCAAGGAGTTTTTTCAGATCTATGGCAATGATAATATCGTCTTTATGGTCGGTGCCGCCCTTAATGATATTGCGCTGGATGAACAGAGTCTCACCGGCATTAGCCGTGATGCCTCCGGAATTGGAAATAACTTCCATGAGGGTCGAGTTGCCTCTCATTTCTAAGAGACCGGGTTTGGTAAATTCGCCCAGCATGGTTACTTTTTTACTCTTGTATTCGGCGATAAAAACACTGACCTGCGGATTTTTCAGGTATCCGTCCGCAAAAAGGGCCGCCAGTTTTTTCCCGATTTCCGCGGCCGTGAGCTTGTTCACGACAGCTTCACCGATCAGCGGGACCATGATTT
This Candidatus Desulfatibia profunda DNA region includes the following protein-coding sequences:
- a CDS encoding SLBB domain-containing protein → FNRIKLLVLNSTRLKLASICFLALLLLLPLQQALGQEYEVGDGDLLRISVYDNPDLATEVRVSGEGKIMVPLIGEAVVNKLTAAEIGKKLAALFADGYLKNPQVSVFIAEYKSKKVTMLGEFTKPGLLEMRGNSTLMEVISNSGGITANAGETLFIQRNIIKGGTDHKDDIIIAIDLKKLLEGGDVNANVPVLDGDSIYVPRASFVYVSGEVKNPGAYKITQGLTVLRSITVAGGFTPKAWKNKTKIIRKIDNIEKTIDAKMDDLVMPDDILEVPERWF